From the Lysinibacillus fusiformis genome, the window ATAATAGTTCGGGTTTTTTTAATTGTCAATAACTAATTTTGTAAAAAGGATGCAAAGTATTTCGATATTTCTACAAACTTTAAAGCCCCCGGAGAAAGATGAATACTGTGTTTGTGTGCAATTCCAACCTGTCTAATATATGCTTGATAAAATTTTTTTCTAATCAGCTTACTTGGTGCATGTAGTAAAAGGGAATTCGGCACAATGGAAATGCCTAAATTTTCATTGACCATTGTTAAAATAACTTGGTCAACCGATAGTTCATATACCACATTGGGATGGATTTTATGTTTAGCCAAAATCTTTGATACATCCCGATCAATCGTACGTTTAGGCATAATCCAGCGTTCATCCTGCAATTGCTCTAGATAAAGCGTCTCTTCATTCGCCAATGGATGCTCCTGTGCCATAATGCAAACAAGCTCATCATCAAAAATTGCATCAAATACAAGATGTTTAGAATTTGGCTGTACTAAAAAGCCAATATCTACTATGCCATTATGAAGCCAATCCTCGATTTGGTCATAGTCTCCCTCCATCAAACGAATTTGTAGGTCTGGATGATACTCTTCGAAGTACGCTAAAACCTTTGGTAATAATACCAATGAAACACTTGGTAGAATACCAACCGATAACGTACCCCCAATGAGATTTTTTAAATTTGCCACGGAGGTTTCAAGTTGCTGCTGTTGCTGCAATATTTTTGATATGTGTTCGTAAACTATTCTCCCCTCACTCGTTAAAACAATATTATTGCGGTTTCGAATAATTAGAGAAAGCCCTAATTCTGCCTCTAAATTACTAATCGTATGACTGATTGAAGACTGTGTGAGATTGAGCTTTAAGCCTGTTTCTGTAAAATTCCCTGTATCGATAAGTGTATGGAAAGCAATATATTGTGCTAATGTAGCCATGCTATTCTGCCCCTTTTATGATTTTTTTTCATATTTGATTGTGTAAATATTCATTTGATTTAAATTACTAGCCACCTCTATAATAAAAATAAAATCCAAGTAAATCAATATGATTTGTGATGAGGGGGCTCATAAAATGGCAGAGGAAAAATTAATGATGAAGGCTTTATCTATGGACATAATTACCGCAAAAATGTTTACAGAATTACATCTCTCCATTACAGAGCAATACGGAGAGCATGGTCGGGGTTTAGTACAAAAAGGGTTGGAGGCCTTTGGTTTAAAAGACGCTGAAACAATGGCAAAAAAGGCTACAGCAGAAGGCGAAAATCATACTTTCTTTGAATATTTACCATCAAGTGTCGAGGGTGAAGAGAAATTTGCGGATTTAACAACGTTCGCCCGTTTTTCCAAAATGTTTGCACAAATTGCCAAACCAGTTGTAGATGAATATGGAGAAGCTGGTGAACAAGTGATTATGCGGGCAGTAGAACGTTTTGGCCATAAGCGAGGCCAAGGTATTGCTCAACGTGCACGCACAAACGGCCTAGAAAATTCAGTAGAGCATTATTTAACAAACTATGATATGGGTCGTAGCGATTTATTTGAAATAGAAACCGTCTATAAAGAAAATGAGGTAGAACAAACGTTTACTCACTGCCCACTAGGTCAACAATGGGCAGATGATGATATGGGTAAATACGGCATTTTATATTGCAAAGTCATCGACCCCTCTATTGCCAAAGGGTACAATAAAAATCTAGAGGTGGTACATGATCAATTTGTTTTACGTGAAGGACAGTGCCACTTCCAATTCCAAATGAAAGAGTGATGTCATGATTAATGGAGTTAGGCTCGTACAGCATCTTCAAGACTTAAGTCAAATTGGTCGCAATGAAAAGACAGGTGGCATTAACCGCTTCTCGTTCACACCAGAAGAAAAGCAGGCCATTGAGTTAGTCACAACTTATATGGAACAAGCAGGAATGAATGTCACAATCGATGCAGTTGGAAACCTTATTGGTACATATGGTGAAGGAAATGAAACCATTATGCTGGGTTCTCACATCGATACAGTACCAGAGGGCGGCAAATATGATGGAGCATTAGGGGTGCTAGCAGCAATTGAAGTGGTACATTCTATGCATGAGCAACAGTTGCTACCCTCTAAAAAAATTCAAGTTGTCGCTTTTAAGGATGAGGAAGGAACGAGATTTGGCTTCGGGCTCCTTGGCAGTAGTGCAATGGCTGGTCTTTTAACGGAGGAGCAGTTACAGCATACAGATGAAGCTGGCATTTCCATTGAAGAAGCCATGAAGGATTTCGATTTATCACCTTATCCTTTAGTAAAAGTGCAGCGTAATGATATTAAAGCTTATTTAGAAATGCATATCGAGCAAGGAAAAGTGTTAGAAAATGAAGACCTACCAGTCGGTGTTGTCACAGGTATTGCAGCCCCCTTATGGCTAGAGGTAACCGTAACGGGTGTCAGTGAACATGCTGGTGCCACACCTATGCCGATTCGTCAGGATGCTCTAACTGCAGCAAGCGAAATGATTTTAGCTATTGAGCAACTATTAAACAAGACAACAGATTCCGTTGCAACGGTTGGTAAGCTAATGGTCTCTCCAAATGGGACAAACGTTATACCAGGTAAAGTCACGTTCTCGATTGATCTTCGTGATATTGACGAAAATAAAGTAAGCGCACTAGAACAAGAAATTATGCAACAGCTGCAACAAATTGCTGAACGAAGACATGTCTCATTGGCATCAAAAGTATTGCAGCGCATTAAGCCTGCAAAAACCGATGCCTTACTACAAAAGCAACTCACTACAAGTATTGAAAAGCAAGGTATACGACCTTATTCTCTCATAAGTGGTGCTGGGCATGACGCAATGAATATTGCTGAAATTGCCCCGATTGGGATGCTATTCGTTCGCTCAAAGGACGGCATTAGTCATAATCCATTAGAATACAGTTCAGATGAAGATATTGTTGTAGCAACTAATATTTTTTATGATACAGTTGTCGAACTTGCTAGATAGACTACTATATTATAGAAGAAAGCCATTCTCTATATTGTTGAGAATGGCTTTTATAGAAAGTCATTATTCTTCGCCTTAGCAATAATTGTTTGAATGAACGGTTCCTTTTTCTTGGTATAGGTTTGGCGATCATACTGAAAGTGATCAGCAAGCTGTTCTTTTAAGGTTTCATATTCATCCGCCGCTTGAGCATTTAATCGAAGATAATCTCGGAACAGGCATTTGTCAATCCATTCACTACAGTTATATTCACATATGTGTAAATGACATGTTCCTTGGCCCCATAGCCCTTTTCTAAAAAATCTTCTTTCCATTAGCTCCGGTTTAGGAACATATTCATACCCAATAATTTTTAAGGCCTCTATTAGTTCCGAGACTACTTCTATACTTGGGACGCCTAGAAGAATATCGATAATAGGCTTAGCCTTTAAACCTTTGATAGATGTGCTACCGATGTGCTCAATCCCTAATATTACATGGCCAATAACTTCTTGAATACTTCTTTTCTCATATAAAAATTGTTCTTCCCAATTCACATCATACTCTGACAATACCACTTCAATTTTTTTCAAGTGGTGCTCACCTCACTTTTTGGAATAAACCAACTATAAATAATGCGTATTTACCTTAAAATAGTAAACATAAACCCTGTCCAAAATTTAAAACCCTTATTTATCTTTTTTAGTTACAAGCATACCTCCTCTCTATCTATATAACTATACTCATTACTGTTTTGTAACATCAAAGAATTAAAATTAGAGAAAAAATGAAGCTAGTTCAATTTTAAAGCAAACTTAATAGATTTTTCCGTTTTCATCACAGTAAAATTCAATGGTAAATCTCTTCTCAAATTGAGCGTTATTTAATTCAAAAATCCCTTCTATTTGAATACTAAATGTTCGCCCGTCGTCAATTAAAGCTGTTTTATAGGAGGTTTGCTTCCACGTTCCTGATTGCGTTTTTATTAGTTTTGTAGAAACATTTTCAACAGAAGAAAACATTTGGCGTTTGCGAGATGCATTATATTGTGTTTCAAAATCCCCTGTTACCTCCACAGTTCTTAAAATATCAGGGAAGTACATATAGGTCTTTTTAGTTGTACTACCGTCTTCATTTGTAATTACAGGTTCTGGTGTAATCAGGTAATTATTAATTCTTTCTCGTTCTGTGGCTAAGTGTTGTTTCACCCAAGATTGAATGTTCTTTTCAAATTCTTCAGGTGAAATCCAATATTCATCTTCGAATTCTTCAATTGGTCCAACAGCAATGTTTAAACCTGACTTCAATTCCATCGCTTCTTCTATAATTTTTACATATTGCTTATAGTACTGCTTTTTCATTTCTTCTGTTAGCGGTGGAAGTGGTTCTCCAGATGTATCCTCTTGCTCATCAGGAATAGCTAGGGAAGAATCCGTTGGCGGGATATTTTTCTCCACATTTTGAATAGTAGGTATGAGACTGATTCCAATTAGGAGAACCGCAAATATTGAAACCATTAAAGGCTTCCATTGATATTTAGGTTTGTGAGATTGGTGTAATTTAGCCTGAATACTCGCTTTATCATTCTCTGATAGCTTAATAGATGTAGGTATAGATTTCTCAAGTTCATTTTTAATATTCATATTCTAAATCACCCTCCTCTATCGTTATTTTTGCTAATTTTCGTCCTCTGGCTAACCTTGTTTTTACGGTGTTAGGTGAGCATTTTAACACTTCAGCCATTTCTGCTATCGATAATTCAACATAATAATGCAGCCAAATCACTTCACGATATTTAGTGGGTAAAGAATTGACTAATTGCCCTATAGACTGATTTTGCTCTTGTTGTAAAATATCCAGTTCTAGGGAGTCTCGTTTTAGCCAGTTTTTCATTTTCTCCGTCACTTCAACTTTTTTATAATGCCAGCTTTTCAAATAATTTTTGCATTCATTTACGGCTATTCGATATAAATAGGTTTTAGCGGATGAACGTCCTCCAAAGACATCGATGCTTTTATAAAATTTAATAAAAACCTCTTGTACAAGATCCTCTGTCTTTTGTGGTTCTTTTACATATGTATAAATTAATCGCTTTAAATAATCTCCATGCTGATTCATTACTTCATAAAGCAATTTTTCTTTCTCATTAGGTGTCATAACGATCCTTCCCCTCTTATAACGTTAGACAAGGCTAGGAATGAACTGGTTTCATTTCAGGAAAAAGAATATCCTCTCTTTTAATATGATATAGTGTAATTATGGTTAATTTTTCTAAATAATTGAGAGGGGCTATAAAATGGGAGAAATTTTAACGATTACGAATTTAACGAAGAGTTATGGAAACAAGGAAATCTTGAAGGGGATTGACCTTCATGCAGCTAGAGGTGAAATCATCGGTTATATTGGCCCCAATGGCGCTGGTAAAAGTACAACTGTAAAACTTATTCTAGGCCTAGAAGGTGATTATGGCGGCGAAATTAAGCTCTTTGGGAAAAGCATAAGGCAAGACCAAATTGATTATAAACGGCGAATTGGTTACGTTCCTGAAATCGCTGATGTTTATGATAACTTAACAGGCTATGAATATTTAACCTTCATCGGGCAGCTATATGGATTAGAGCTAGAGGAGGCGGCTGACAAATCCAAATCGCTAATGGAACTGTTTGGAGTTGGTGAAGCGTACCATTCTAGAATTTCTTCCTATTCTAAGGGCATGCGTCAAAAACTACTAATTATTGCAAGCCTCATACATAATCCAGACCTGCTATTTTTAGATGAACCAATCAATGGCCTAGACGCAAACAGTGTCATGATTTTTAAAGAAATCCTAACGCAACTAGCTGCCAACGGAAAGACTATATTTTACTCATCTCACATTATGGATGTAGTTGAAAAAATCAGTAGCCGTATCATTCTGCTGTATGATGGAAAAATTGCAGCGGACGGAACATTTGCCCAATTACAAGCAGATAATACCGAAGGAACATTAGAAAGAATTTTTAACCAGTTAACAGGATTTCATGAACATCAGGAAATCGGAGAAAAATTTGTGTCCGTCGTTCGAGGAGGACGATTATGACAGATTTCAAAACGCTACAATTGCTTGATAAATTCCGATGGCTTTTTGTAAAAATGGGCATTGATTATGACATGATGAGAAGAATCCTCTATATAAAATTAACGATGGATGAACGGAAAGTACCAACCCTATTTAATCAGAACAAAAAGAAAGACAATCAAAAGTACGGTTATATTAAGTCTCTATGGATTTATGTGTTATTCGGTCTTATACTCATCCCGCTTATGGGATTTGGTCAAAATTTTCTATTTCAAATGAGCATTGCCTTTGCAATGATTATATTTCTGATTATGACTTCATTGATTTCTGATTTTTCTTCTGTGCTTTTAGATGTACGAGATAAAAGCATACTTTCAACTAAGCCTATTTCAGCTAAAACAATCAATGCAGCAAAATTTATGCATATTTTTATTTATTTATCCTATTTAACATTGGCCCTAACAGCCATCCCACTAATAGTCAGCCTTTTTACTCAAGGAATTGTGTTTTTTATTTTAACAGGTCTTGAGATTCTATTAATGAATTTATTTATAGTTGCCATCACAGCCATTTTATATATTGCCATTTTACGATTCTTCGATGGCGAAAAGCTGAAGGATATGATTAATTATGTACAAATCGCTTTATCTCTAATGCTGATGATTGGCTATCAAGTTCTTATTCGATCCTTTGAATTCGTCAATTTAGATATGGTAGTGTCGTTTCATTGGTGGAGCCTCTTCTTAATACCAATGTGGTTCGCTGCTCCTTATGAACTCATACTGCATGGTGACACATCCTTATTGACAGTCATTTATACCCTCTTAGCAGTGATTGTACCTATTATTTCGATTTGGATATATATCAAGCTCATAC encodes:
- a CDS encoding Zn-dependent hydrolase, with amino-acid sequence MINGVRLVQHLQDLSQIGRNEKTGGINRFSFTPEEKQAIELVTTYMEQAGMNVTIDAVGNLIGTYGEGNETIMLGSHIDTVPEGGKYDGALGVLAAIEVVHSMHEQQLLPSKKIQVVAFKDEEGTRFGFGLLGSSAMAGLLTEEQLQHTDEAGISIEEAMKDFDLSPYPLVKVQRNDIKAYLEMHIEQGKVLENEDLPVGVVTGIAAPLWLEVTVTGVSEHAGATPMPIRQDALTAASEMILAIEQLLNKTTDSVATVGKLMVSPNGTNVIPGKVTFSIDLRDIDENKVSALEQEIMQQLQQIAERRHVSLASKVLQRIKPAKTDALLQKQLTTSIEKQGIRPYSLISGAGHDAMNIAEIAPIGMLFVRSKDGISHNPLEYSSDEDIVVATNIFYDTVVELAR
- a CDS encoding L-2-amino-thiazoline-4-carboxylic acid hydrolase; this encodes MAEEKLMMKALSMDIITAKMFTELHLSITEQYGEHGRGLVQKGLEAFGLKDAETMAKKATAEGENHTFFEYLPSSVEGEEKFADLTTFARFSKMFAQIAKPVVDEYGEAGEQVIMRAVERFGHKRGQGIAQRARTNGLENSVEHYLTNYDMGRSDLFEIETVYKENEVEQTFTHCPLGQQWADDDMGKYGILYCKVIDPSIAKGYNKNLEVVHDQFVLREGQCHFQFQMKE
- a CDS encoding GrpB family protein, whose amino-acid sequence is MKKIEVVLSEYDVNWEEQFLYEKRSIQEVIGHVILGIEHIGSTSIKGLKAKPIIDILLGVPSIEVVSELIEALKIIGYEYVPKPELMERRFFRKGLWGQGTCHLHICEYNCSEWIDKCLFRDYLRLNAQAADEYETLKEQLADHFQYDRQTYTKKKEPFIQTIIAKAKNNDFL
- a CDS encoding LysR family transcriptional regulator, whose translation is MATLAQYIAFHTLIDTGNFTETGLKLNLTQSSISHTISNLEAELGLSLIIRNRNNIVLTSEGRIVYEHISKILQQQQQLETSVANLKNLIGGTLSVGILPSVSLVLLPKVLAYFEEYHPDLQIRLMEGDYDQIEDWLHNGIVDIGFLVQPNSKHLVFDAIFDDELVCIMAQEHPLANEETLYLEQLQDERWIMPKRTIDRDVSKILAKHKIHPNVVYELSVDQVILTMVNENLGISIVPNSLLLHAPSKLIRKKFYQAYIRQVGIAHKHSIHLSPGALKFVEISKYFASFLQN
- a CDS encoding sigma-70 family RNA polymerase sigma factor, which gives rise to MTPNEKEKLLYEVMNQHGDYLKRLIYTYVKEPQKTEDLVQEVFIKFYKSIDVFGGRSSAKTYLYRIAVNECKNYLKSWHYKKVEVTEKMKNWLKRDSLELDILQQEQNQSIGQLVNSLPTKYREVIWLHYYVELSIAEMAEVLKCSPNTVKTRLARGRKLAKITIEEGDLEYEY
- a CDS encoding ABC transporter ATP-binding protein, encoding MGEILTITNLTKSYGNKEILKGIDLHAARGEIIGYIGPNGAGKSTTVKLILGLEGDYGGEIKLFGKSIRQDQIDYKRRIGYVPEIADVYDNLTGYEYLTFIGQLYGLELEEAADKSKSLMELFGVGEAYHSRISSYSKGMRQKLLIIASLIHNPDLLFLDEPINGLDANSVMIFKEILTQLAANGKTIFYSSHIMDVVEKISSRIILLYDGKIAADGTFAQLQADNTEGTLERIFNQLTGFHEHQEIGEKFVSVVRGGRL